A portion of the Toxoplasma gondii ME49 chromosome VIIb, whole genome shotgun sequence genome contains these proteins:
- a CDS encoding hypothetical protein (encoded by transcript TGME49_263680) — MFLSPTVLGWRTRGFRWDLCQRGRRRWVHINYPPRNRSTVQMLDESHEKLVFVCNGYIDRLDPRLLPERLRKRLERNRKAALTRFDGKLPWGQAVESAIKRIHTPCLAFAQAHSHHLLEAFSMAEVLEIEKLIPEIREAFKASKAKLAEQEAQDKFTRHVSVDLVDLKEDPVSFPFTLKQR; from the exons ATGTTTCTCTCCCCGACCGTCTTGGGGTGGAGGACTCGCGGCTTCCGCTGGGATCTGTGTCAGAGAGGCCGACGACGCTGGGTCCACATCAACTATCCACCTCGCAATCGGTCGACCGTGCAGATG CTCGACGAGAGCCATGAAAAGCTCGTATTCGTCTGCAACGGATACATCGACCGCCTCGACCCCCGTCTGCTGCCGGAGCGACTCAGAAagaggctggagagaaaTCGGAAGGCGGCGCTGACGCGTTTCGATGGAAAGCTCCCTTGGGGGCAGGCCGTAGAGA GCGCTATCAAACGGATACACACACCTTGTCTGGCGTTCGCTCAGGCCCACTCTCACCA TCTCCTGGAGGCCTTTTCGATGGCGGAGGTCTTGGAGATTGAAAAACTCATCCCTGAGATTCGCGAGGCCTTCAAAG CCTCCAAGGCGAAGCTTGCGGAGCAGGAGGCGCAAGACAAGTTCACTCGCCATGTCTCTGTCGACCTCGTGGACCTCAAAGAAGACCCAGTGTCCTTCCCCTTCACCTTGAAACAGCGCTGA
- a CDS encoding ribosomal RNA large subunit methyltransferase FTSJ1, putative (encoded by transcript TGME49_263670) — protein sequence MGKLSKDRRDIYYRRAKEEGYRARSAYKLLQLDDELHFLSPPSLSRRRREGRNANGTSSLIEEETEERETRNCGDGKASRKNAESLCCEEEEREEEEREEEGEEEGEEGEEEDVYPVRAVDLCAAPGSWSQVLRRRLRDNFRRKLARYEKQVSEQARDSENSPSSTSSSSLSSPSLRPPAPPLIVAVDLQEMAPIPGVHALQADITHESTVKAILDFFAQQPADLVVCDGAPDVTGMHDIDEFIQAQLLFAALRVACKVLKPGGVFVCKAFRGEQIPLVYVQLKTLFAEVRCCKPAASRNSSIEAFLVCKGFEPLPVGLDACIAAESGDNNREQDSEQEAAQGCLVPFLSCGDLAGYDADRNYPVDDRHVFLPPTQPPVHPPYEQALHLKRGSA from the coding sequence ATGGGGAAGTTGTCcaaagacaggagagacattTACTACAGacgagcgaaagaagagggcTACCGGGCGCGATCTGCCTACAAGCTCCTGCAGCTCGACGACGaacttcactttctctcccctccttctctctcccgacgccgcagagaaggaagaaacgcaaacgGAACATCTTCTCTaatcgaagaagagacagaagagagagagactcgaaacTGCGGAGACGGAAAGGCTTCTAGAAAAAACGCGGAGTCTCTGTGttgcgaagaagaagagagagaagaggaagaaagagaagaagaaggagaagaagaaggagaagaaggagaagaagaagatgtgTATCCTGTGAGAGCTGTCGATCTGTGTGCTGCACCTGGGAGTTGGTCCCAAGTACTGCGTCGTCGCTTGCGAGACAACTTTCGGCGCAAGCTGGCCCGGTACGAAAAGCAGGTTTCTGAACAAGCGAGAGACTCGGAAAACTCCCCTTCGtcgacctcttcttcttctctctcttctccttcgttgcGTCCACCGGCGCCTCCGTTGATTGTGGCAGTGGATCTCCAGGAGATGGCGCCGATCCCAGGCGTTCACGCACTGCAGGCAGACATCACCCACGAGTCGACCGTGAAGGCGATTTTGGATTTCTTTGCGCAGCAGCCAGCGGACTTGGTGGTTTGCGACGGAGCGCCTGATGTGACAGGAATGCATGACATCGACGAGTTCATTCAGGCGCAGCTGCTCTTCGCGGCGCTCCGCGTTGCCTGCAAGGTTCTCAAGCCTGgcggcgtcttcgtctgcaaaGCGTTTCGCGGCGAGCAGATTCCtctggtgtacgtacagctgaAGACGCTCTTCGCCGAGGTCCGCTGCTGCAAGCCGGCCGCAAGTCGAAACAGCAGCATCGAggctttcctcgtctgcaaGGGATTCGAGCCACTGCCTGTCGGTCTCGACGCATGTATTGCCGCAGAGTCAGGAGACAACaacagagaacaagacagcgAACAAGAAGCAGCTCAGGGCTGTCTggttccctttctctcctgtggGGATCTGGCGGGGTACGACGCCGACAGAAATTACCCTGTCGACGACAGACatgtcttcctccctccgACACAGCCCCCCGTCCACCCTCCGTACGAACAAGCTCTCCACTTGAAGAGAGGCTCAGCTTGA
- a CDS encoding hypothetical protein (encoded by transcript TGME49_263660~Predicted trans-membrane domain (TMHMM2.0):140-163:167-190:210-233:237-257), whose translation MSTPEEHRSPLVFSAPQSVSPYLSAAASSPFSAVHYAAPRSASVGGGPRLHAQKASDDSMRSHRAASAMPALQAAPGSAASHPKWVISRASVSPTPPLVRTSIDAVSDRAGSEDVARNRSDESLRGGIDGSETSGKKETPNFLRFLCLVGGLMNAGTSFLAASDVMHFLIDPATYALAVAQAFLGLIVVLREAGHFAQFSACQKKLLEKCAFLDNPVYKGLFYMYFGLVSLALRSVASLYTIPGSFIVATGFLCIFIQKTVEDETMKDNLEKVTALFTSPRH comes from the exons ATGTCGACTCCGGAGGAGCACCGTTCTCCCTTGGTGTTTTCAGCGCCGCAGAGCGTCTCTCCGTATCTCTCCGCTgcggcttcgtctccgttttcagCAGTGCACTACGCTGCGCCTCGGAGCGCGAGTGTAGGGGGAGGTccgcgcctgcatgcgcagaagGCGTCGGACGACAGCATGCGTTCTCATCGAGCCGCTTCAGCCATGCCTGCGCTGCAGGCTGCTCCTGGATCTGCGGCTTCACACCCCAAGTGGGTCATTTCGCgagcttctgtttctccaaCTCCGCCTCTTGTGCGAACTTCCATCGACGCCGTGAGCGACCGTGCCGGCTCGGAAGACGTCGCGCGAAACCGCAGCGACGAGAGCTTGAGAGGAGGCATCGACGGCAGCGAGACGTCCGGCAAGAAAGAAA CTCCGAATTTCCTCCGATTTCTTTGCCTCGTCGGAGGCTTGATGAATGCGGGGACATCTTTTCTCGCGGCATCTGACGTCATGCACTTCCTCATCGACCCTGCGACCTACGCATTGGCTGTTGCCCAAGC GTTTCTGGGGCTGATTGTCGTCCTGCGCGAGGCAGGCCATTTTGCTCAGTTCTCTGCCTGCCAGAAAAAACTCCTGGAAAAGTGTGCCTTTCTCGACAACCCTGTCTACAAAGGTCTCTTCTACATGTACTTCG GTTTGGTGAGCCTGGCTCTACGCAGCGTTGCCTCGCTTTACACAATCCCCG GTTCGTTTATCGTTGCGACAGGATTTCTCTGCATTTTCATCCAAAAGACAGTGGAAGACGAGACGATGAAAGACAACCTCGAGAAAGTCACGGCGCTGTTCACATCTCCGAGGCACTAG